One part of the Spiroplasma turonicum genome encodes these proteins:
- a CDS encoding PP2C family protein-serine/threonine phosphatase, protein MKFKHAMLTDIGNYRKLNQDYAGFSENGNGYAFGIVCDGMGGHAHGEVASKIAVEKFITLFDSQDFNGMSNKDINRWLRNSVNEILNEMVEYSNDHFETKDMGTTLTAILFTKVGAFVVNIGDSRTYKLVGEDLHQITQDQNLWNSTPEAERNDMKISGLYSEVNEVTFWKVLTSALGPQKTLRIDTYYIEEMKGIYILTTDGIHDYMDNDLTISTLGNKKIKLKDKAFYIIEDAKENVSTDNLTILIIEVE, encoded by the coding sequence ATGAAATTTAAACATGCAATGCTAACTGACATTGGAAATTACAGAAAACTTAATCAAGATTATGCAGGATTTTCTGAAAATGGTAATGGATATGCATTTGGTATAGTATGTGATGGTATGGGTGGACACGCACATGGAGAGGTTGCTTCAAAAATTGCTGTTGAGAAGTTCATAACATTATTTGATTCACAAGATTTTAATGGAATGAGTAACAAAGATATCAATAGATGACTGAGAAATAGTGTTAATGAAATTTTAAATGAGATGGTCGAATATTCTAATGACCATTTTGAAACTAAGGATATGGGTACTACTTTAACAGCTATCTTATTTACTAAAGTAGGAGCATTTGTTGTAAATATTGGGGACTCAAGAACTTATAAACTTGTTGGTGAAGATTTACATCAAATAACTCAGGACCAAAACTTATGAAATTCTACACCTGAGGCTGAAAGAAATGACATGAAAATTTCTGGATTATATAGTGAAGTTAATGAAGTTACTTTTTGAAAGGTATTAACTAGTGCTCTTGGACCACAAAAAACACTTAGAATCGATACTTACTACATTGAAGAAATGAAAGGTATATACATACTAACAACAGATGGAATTCATGATTACATGGATAATGATTTGACTATTTCAACTTTAGGAAATAAAAAAATAAAATTAAAAGACAAAGCTTTTTATATAATTGAAGATGCTAAGGAAAATGTATCAACAGATAATTTAACTATACTAATAATTGAAGTGGAGTAG
- a CDS encoding serine/threonine-protein kinase yields MQEYIKGDLLADRYQVIERLGKGGMASVYKSIDLYTKNIVAVKIISPEIVLKPAGQERFEIEKEAFAKLGNNPYVVKLYDVFQSGSDWFIILENVDGGTLKDKYQQFGAMTLSEIKFYFTKLCDALDNAHKLGIIHRDIKPDNVLLTKSGQVKLADFGISVMEGFESEAEKAIGTPKYMPPEVIAAQKPTPQSDIYSLGIMLYEFSTGIAPFIGKDPKKIATRHIKESPTYPRLINPAIPQSLENIILKMIEKEPNFRYQSAAEVKEDILKVRQTDIVKQYNYHNKILFINSSKSKKIKVGTYYDKLPFIAKNKFSILLSFIILSFILAFALVLVFV; encoded by the coding sequence ATGCAAGAATATATTAAAGGAGATTTATTAGCAGATAGATATCAAGTTATTGAAAGACTTGGTAAAGGTGGAATGGCATCAGTTTATAAGTCAATTGATTTGTATACAAAAAACATTGTAGCAGTAAAAATTATATCTCCTGAAATTGTTCTAAAACCTGCAGGGCAAGAAAGATTTGAAATTGAAAAAGAAGCTTTTGCAAAGCTGGGAAATAATCCATATGTAGTTAAACTTTATGATGTTTTTCAATCAGGTAGTGATTGATTTATTATTTTAGAAAATGTTGACGGTGGAACTTTAAAAGATAAATATCAACAATTTGGAGCCATGACGCTTTCAGAAATTAAATTTTATTTTACTAAATTATGTGATGCACTTGATAATGCTCATAAACTTGGAATAATACATCGTGACATTAAACCTGACAATGTTCTATTAACAAAAAGTGGCCAAGTAAAGTTAGCTGATTTTGGTATATCAGTAATGGAAGGTTTTGAATCGGAAGCTGAAAAAGCGATAGGTACTCCTAAATATATGCCACCCGAAGTAATAGCAGCTCAAAAACCAACGCCTCAAAGTGACATTTATTCATTAGGAATTATGTTGTATGAGTTTTCAACTGGTATTGCCCCTTTCATAGGAAAAGATCCTAAGAAAATTGCAACTAGACATATAAAAGAAAGTCCAACATATCCAAGACTTATAAATCCAGCAATCCCACAAAGTTTAGAAAATATAATTCTTAAAATGATTGAAAAAGAACCAAACTTTAGATATCAATCTGCAGCAGAAGTTAAAGAAGATATATTAAAAGTAAGACAAACAGATATTGTTAAGCAATATAATTATCATAATAAAATTTTATTTATAAATAGTTCAAAATCGAAAAAAATAAAAGTTGGTACTTATTATGATAAACTTCCTTTTATAGCAAAAAATAAATTCTCCATTCTTTTATCATTTATAATATTATCTTTCATATTAGCTTTTGCTCTTGTCTTAGTCTTTGTTTAG
- the rsgA gene encoding ribosome small subunit-dependent GTPase A, whose protein sequence is MNTGITLKILSEFVYVLYKEKIYICNSKGNLRHNKKTPITGDLVEFEILNEEEKTGLILSIKERKNELYRPKIANINQVIIVTSLKEPNLNTLTLNKYLFFIETIKLEPVLLFTKTDLLTKTDENYKKALEYYKLGYKSIFISNINKVDIDFHTLEEVVKDKVSVFTGQTGAGKSTTLNNLIPNLFEKTQEISKSLNRGKHTTTKNELFIYKGGLIADSPGFSSFQIKEINPIDLAKKIKVFEKFVDKCKFYDCIHINTPNCEVINQYKNNKIPEFIYNDYVKIQMEIKNTLKRG, encoded by the coding sequence ATGAATACAGGTATTACTTTAAAAATATTAAGTGAATTTGTGTATGTTTTATATAAAGAAAAAATATACATATGTAATTCAAAAGGAAATCTAAGACACAACAAAAAAACTCCAATAACTGGCGATTTAGTAGAGTTTGAAATATTAAATGAAGAAGAAAAAACTGGATTAATACTATCAATTAAAGAAAGAAAAAATGAATTGTATAGACCTAAAATTGCAAATATTAATCAAGTCATTATTGTAACATCTTTAAAAGAACCTAACCTAAACACACTTACCTTAAATAAATACTTATTTTTTATTGAAACTATAAAATTAGAACCAGTATTATTGTTTACAAAAACTGATTTATTAACTAAAACTGATGAAAATTATAAAAAAGCATTAGAATATTATAAACTAGGTTATAAATCAATTTTTATTAGTAATATCAATAAAGTTGATATTGATTTTCATACCCTTGAAGAAGTCGTTAAAGACAAAGTTTCAGTATTTACTGGTCAGACAGGTGCTGGAAAGTCCACAACTTTAAATAATCTGATTCCTAATTTATTTGAAAAAACTCAGGAAATATCAAAATCATTAAATAGAGGTAAACACACCACCACTAAAAATGAACTTTTTATATACAAGGGAGGATTAATTGCTGATTCACCAGGATTTTCATCGTTTCAAATAAAAGAAATAAATCCTATAGATTTAGCAAAAAAAATAAAAGTATTCGAGAAATTTGTAGATAAGTGCAAGTTTTATGATTGTATTCATATAAATACTCCTAATTGTGAAGTCATAAATCAGTATAAAAATAACAAAATTCCTGAATTTATTTATAATGATTATGTAAAAATACAAATGGAAATTAAAAACACACTTAAGAGAGGCTAA